The Exiguobacterium mexicanum genome includes a window with the following:
- a CDS encoding aldolase/citrate lyase family protein produces the protein MSLKLMYITNEPNIALLAEQNGVDWVFVDLELNGKEERQGHLDTVISRHAIRDVSRLRAVLKHAELLVRVNPIFQGSRYEINEVINRGADVVMLPYYKTAAEVAAFIDFVDKRAKVCLLCETKEAIACMTDVLKLSGIDYVHIGLNDLHLSYGQSFLFEPLADGTVEAVTRQLQAAGIPYGFGGVARIGEGKLPAEKVLGEHVRLGSSLAILSRSFCNIGSVGKFDAKQAQLFQEGVWRIRAYEQQLEHATPEWLGLNRLSLVSTVDAITAEIQNRKGILS, from the coding sequence ATGTCTTTAAAACTGATGTATATCACGAATGAACCGAACATTGCCCTGCTCGCTGAACAGAACGGGGTCGATTGGGTGTTCGTCGATTTAGAACTAAACGGAAAAGAAGAACGACAAGGTCATCTCGATACGGTCATTTCACGCCATGCCATCCGTGACGTGAGCCGCCTGCGCGCGGTATTGAAACATGCCGAGCTGCTCGTCCGCGTCAATCCGATTTTCCAAGGTTCACGTTATGAGATTAATGAGGTCATCAATCGCGGGGCCGATGTCGTCATGCTTCCCTACTACAAGACGGCCGCCGAAGTGGCGGCGTTTATCGATTTCGTCGACAAACGAGCCAAAGTCTGTCTGCTATGTGAAACGAAAGAGGCCATCGCCTGTATGACGGACGTACTCAAACTATCGGGCATCGACTACGTTCACATCGGCTTGAACGACCTGCATCTCAGTTACGGGCAGAGCTTCCTGTTCGAACCACTCGCCGATGGTACGGTCGAAGCGGTGACACGTCAACTCCAAGCGGCCGGAATCCCGTACGGTTTTGGCGGCGTCGCTCGAATCGGAGAAGGTAAGCTTCCGGCTGAAAAAGTGCTCGGGGAGCATGTCCGACTCGGTTCGTCACTCGCGATTTTATCGCGCAGTTTTTGTAATATCGGATCGGTCGGGAAATTTGATGCGAAACAGGCACAACTATTCCAAGAAGGGGTATGGAGAATTAGAGCGTACGAGCAACAGCTCGAACACGCGACACCGGAGTGGTTGGGATTGAATCGGTTGAGTCTCGTCTCGACCGTTGATGCCATCACGGCGGAAATCCAGAACCGGAAAGGAATCTTGTCATGA
- a CDS encoding acetyltransferase — MEWIVIFGAGGHAQVLIDILELMGVYRIAGIYDDSPSMLGKFIAGYPVLGLIDSKLVANKGIIGVGVNHNREQIAEKILQNNSDFEFINAIHPSAVIGKNVILGEGTAVMAGSVINPNAVIGPHSIINTMASVDHDCVLEPFASVAPGAHLGGNVHVGARTFIGMSATVIHSIHIGHDTVIGAGATVVKDIPNHVVAYGSPAKPVRGRVMNERYL, encoded by the coding sequence ATGGAATGGATTGTGATATTTGGTGCGGGCGGTCATGCACAAGTGCTTATCGATATTCTCGAATTGATGGGTGTCTATCGGATTGCAGGAATTTATGATGACAGCCCCAGTATGCTAGGCAAGTTCATCGCCGGATATCCGGTGTTAGGATTGATTGATTCTAAGCTTGTGGCAAACAAGGGGATTATCGGAGTCGGAGTGAATCATAATCGTGAGCAGATAGCCGAGAAAATCTTACAGAACAACTCGGACTTCGAGTTCATCAACGCCATCCACCCGAGCGCCGTCATCGGCAAGAACGTCATCCTAGGTGAAGGGACGGCCGTCATGGCCGGCAGCGTCATCAATCCGAACGCCGTCATCGGTCCGCATAGTATCATCAACACGATGGCGTCGGTCGATCACGACTGTGTGCTCGAACCGTTCGCCTCGGTCGCCCCGGGTGCCCATCTCGGCGGCAACGTCCACGTCGGCGCCCGCACGTTCATCGGCATGAGCGCGACGGTCATCCATAGCATCCACATCGGCCACGACACGGTCATCGGGGCCGGGGCCACAGTCGTCAAGGACATCCCGAACCACGTCGTCGCCTACGGCTCCCCGGCCAAACCGGTGCGGGGCCGGGTCATGAACGAACGCTATCTGTAA
- a CDS encoding NAD(P)-dependent oxidoreductase yields the protein MNLLSTGVRLTPEQLATLERLGYTVTMLREEADVSDIDVSQVEGLICNNVFQYRSCMDFKRLRFVQAISAGLDRLPLNELEERNIRIYNAGDTYAVPMAEWVVWQLLDFMKHGAAFREKQANRHWEKERRLRELTGKTVALLGLGHVGEAIATRLRAFDMTLIGVGHREKHVPFVDRYVLMDELHDVLAESDVIVIALPLTDDTYHVIDAEAIASMKEDAVLLNVARGSIIDESALIAALEEGKFFGVALDVFETEPLPSDHALYNFEWVTLTPHNSYVSDRVNERLFENMMNHLKLEQLNR from the coding sequence ATGAATTTGCTATCGACAGGAGTGCGGTTGACTCCTGAACAACTCGCGACACTCGAACGACTTGGCTATACGGTGACGATGCTTCGGGAAGAGGCGGACGTGTCGGACATCGATGTCTCACAGGTCGAGGGTTTGATTTGTAACAATGTCTTTCAATACCGCTCTTGTATGGACTTCAAACGGTTGCGGTTCGTCCAAGCAATCAGCGCCGGACTCGACCGTTTGCCGCTCAACGAACTCGAGGAACGAAACATCCGGATCTACAATGCCGGCGACACGTACGCCGTACCGATGGCCGAATGGGTCGTCTGGCAGTTGCTCGATTTTATGAAGCATGGGGCCGCGTTTCGGGAGAAACAGGCGAACCGGCATTGGGAAAAGGAACGGCGCTTGCGTGAGCTGACCGGGAAGACCGTGGCGCTGCTTGGTCTTGGCCATGTTGGGGAAGCGATTGCGACACGGCTCCGGGCGTTCGATATGACCCTCATCGGCGTCGGGCATCGGGAGAAGCACGTGCCGTTCGTCGACCGTTACGTGTTGATGGATGAGCTGCACGACGTTTTGGCGGAGAGTGACGTCATCGTCATCGCCTTACCGCTCACCGACGATACGTATCATGTCATCGACGCGGAAGCGATTGCGTCCATGAAAGAGGATGCCGTCCTGTTGAACGTCGCGCGCGGGTCGATTATCGACGAGTCGGCGCTCATCGCGGCGCTCGAGGAAGGCAAGTTCTTCGGGGTCGCCTTGGACGTCTTCGAGACCGAGCCGCTCCCGTCGGATCATGCGCTCTACAACTTTGAATGGGTGACGCTTACGCCGCATAACTCGTACGTGTCGGACCGGGTGAATGAGCGGCTGTTCGAAAATATGATGAATCATTTGAAACTCGAACAATTGAACAGATAA
- a CDS encoding glycosyltransferase family 4 protein, which yields MKVLWLTNVPLPETSHLLRESSTPYGGWLVNTSKYLSDLDTVKLSVAFPTKKANRINVLEGDKITYYPFVPIKKVSDPSIKNHARFANILQEVSPDLVHIFGTEMPHTLAMVNACRKFGVKTVISIQGLVSVIEKHTYAGLPQDAIHNKTFRNWVRHDHVSGLRKTFQVRGEAEREAIRKVGHVIGRTTWDRACVSQINDQAVYFHCNETLRESFYHETWERERCEPHSIFLSQGQYSIKGLHFMLEAMPLILQRYPDAKLYIGGSDLTDRSGLKNKLFATHYGNYIQSLIDRYNLRQHISFTGTLNEQNMCQRYLKSHVFVCPSTIENSPNSLAEAMLLGVPSVASYVGGTSDMLADKKEGFLYQHDAPYMLAYYVCKIFEDDMLAKTLSAAARRRAKVTHSQELNLKQLVQIYEDILTP from the coding sequence ATGAAGGTGCTATGGTTGACTAACGTTCCGTTGCCAGAGACAAGTCATTTATTACGTGAATCATCAACGCCGTATGGCGGATGGCTCGTCAATACATCGAAATATTTGTCTGACCTGGATACGGTCAAACTCTCCGTTGCGTTCCCGACTAAAAAAGCGAACCGAATAAATGTTTTGGAAGGGGATAAAATCACGTATTATCCGTTCGTGCCGATTAAAAAGGTGAGTGACCCCTCCATCAAAAACCATGCGCGATTTGCGAACATTTTACAGGAAGTTTCCCCGGACCTCGTTCACATATTCGGAACCGAAATGCCCCATACATTGGCCATGGTCAATGCCTGTCGGAAATTCGGTGTGAAGACCGTGATTTCGATTCAAGGACTCGTTTCGGTCATCGAAAAACATACGTATGCCGGTCTGCCCCAAGACGCCATTCACAATAAGACGTTTCGAAACTGGGTTCGTCACGACCATGTGAGCGGATTGCGAAAAACGTTCCAAGTACGTGGTGAGGCCGAACGTGAGGCGATTCGAAAAGTCGGCCATGTCATCGGCAGGACGACGTGGGACCGAGCCTGTGTCTCTCAAATTAATGACCAAGCTGTTTATTTCCATTGCAACGAGACATTACGGGAATCGTTTTACCATGAGACGTGGGAGCGGGAAAGATGTGAGCCCCATTCGATTTTCTTGAGCCAAGGTCAATATTCCATCAAAGGGCTGCACTTTATGTTGGAAGCCATGCCGTTGATTTTGCAAAGGTATCCGGACGCAAAATTATATATTGGAGGCAGCGATTTGACAGACCGATCCGGTTTGAAAAATAAGCTGTTCGCCACACATTATGGCAATTATATTCAATCATTGATTGACCGATACAATTTAAGACAACATATCTCATTCACGGGAACGTTGAACGAGCAAAACATGTGCCAACGTTATCTCAAGTCGCATGTCTTCGTCTGTCCGTCTACCATCGAAAACAGTCCAAATTCATTGGCAGAGGCGATGTTACTAGGTGTGCCATCCGTTGCGTCTTATGTAGGGGGGACGAGTGACATGCTGGCTGATAAAAAAGAGGGATTCCTATACCAACATGACGCCCCTTATATGTTGGCTTATTATGTCTGTAAAATTTTTGAGGACGATATGTTAGCCAAAACCTTATCTGCAGCGGCACGACGACGGGCCAAAGTCACACACAGTCAAGAGTTAAATCTAAAGCAACTCGTACAGATTTATGAAGATATATTAACTCCATAG